The genomic window TTTCATTCtccattattttattatgtagaCATTGTAGTTGCATAATGCAAAATTGGGTATGTTTAAAAAAACGATTTTTATTTAAGTTGTATTAGTTATTCGTGAAGAACCCAAGTCACACATTGAtcataaggatgagttagacccaatataaAACCCTAATATGGTATTAGAGTTTATCCGTGTTCGGGTCACCTACCAAATTATCAATGCGCCGAGTCCGACAGCGTGGGCGTGACAGGGTGtgttgtggaaaaaaaaaaaaacttacaagttacaagcaagttttgaatataaaaaccTAATACTATTTTCATGGACCAGGTTTAGATGGAGTCATAAAGTCGTTGTAGTCACGCAGTTAGGCATCAGTGACCATCTGATCATGATTTGTACATAGTATTTTTggaattattaaataaaaattaaatgtgttttttgactattttttaGGCCGTCCAATCAAGATCGGATGGCCACAAACACCGTGATTGCATGGAAAGAGCGGCTGTGTGTAGTCCATTTCCTATTTTCATGAACCTGATACTAGTACAATATATTTTCATGTTTGTACTTTGTAGGTGATTGCTGATTTTGATGCCACATTAACGAAGTTTTGGGTTAATGGAACTCGTGGCCAAAGTATGTTACCTGAATACTATTATTAAATTCCCCGTATTTTGCTCGCTAACATGTCAAACTTAGGAAGTTTGctatgtattatatatatacctaATAGAATCATTTATAGGCAGCCATGGCCTTTTGCAGCAGGACAATCCAGAGTATGATGCCAAAAGGCAGGAGTTATATGATCATTACCATCCATTAGAATTTTCTCCTACTCTTGAACttgaagagaaaagaaaactcATGGAAGAGTGGTATGTTACTCCATTTCTCAATGGTAGACTCACATCACATCAGATATAGGCTTTAAGATAAATAGTGATATCCAGTATTTTTTATGAGTAGGAATCCAATTCGGTACCCTGGCGTTGACAACACTGACACACATTGCATACCAAGCACTTGCGCTAGAGTCTAGACCCCAGTGGTATAGTGATATTCCGTATTGACATTAATGTTTGCTGCTGAAACTTAAAATTTGATGTATTATTAGGTGGGGAAAAACGCATGCTCTTCTTATTGAGGGAGGACTATCATATGATGCAATAAAACAATCAGTTGCTAATGCTAACATAGCTTTTAGGGAAGGTGTTGCCGAACTTTTTGAGTTTTTGGAGGTATATTTTCCATCCTTTATTTATTTGGCAAATATAAGTTCTTACATCTTGATATCTTCATTTTATATCAGTCGAATCTATGAAATGTGATATGTATGTGAAGATTCAATTGCTGACATTGGACCCCATTTTCCATTTTGTTATTTTCAGGAAAGAGACATTCCTGTATTAATATTCTCGGCAGGGCTTGCTGATATCATTGAAGAGGTCTGAaaagttaattttgttttaaggGTACTAAGCATTTCTCTTTACTTTCTTGTCTGTTATTGATTGTGCCTCTCCATTTCTATGTACCGCCTTTTCAAATTATACAGGTTCTAAGACAGAAGCTTCACAGATCCTTCAAAAATGTGAAGATAGTATCCAACAGGATGGTATTTAATGATGATGGCCAACTTGTATCTTTTAAAGGTGATTCCATGTTGCCAACATTCAGTAGTTCTGTAATTTGTTGTCGACTTTCACATATAGCTGGGTTTCCTTATATCCTGAATTGGAACTTTGTAGCTTATGGCTGAGTTGAAAAGAAAATTTCATATACCTGTGTTTTGTTGATAATTGGATTTTGGGTGTTTGAGATAAAATGCATTCTTTATAGGGGTATATGTGGGACTTTAAACATCTTTACTTGACAAGAACCAGTTCTTACTTTTTACTTCTAAATTTTAATTACAGGAAAATTGATTCACAGCTTAAATAAAAATGAGCATGCTCTTGATATGGCTGCACCTATTCACGAACAATTTGGTGATACTGATGTTCCAACTAATGACAATGACTTACTTAAGAAGAGAACCAATGTTCTCCTTCTTGGTGATCACACCGGAGACTTGGGAATGTCTGATGGTTTGAATTATGATACTCGAATTTCTGTCGGATTTTTGTAAGTTAAATATTTGCTATACTCTAATTAATTGCTGGGATAATACGtaactttgaactcaattaatGTCTATAAGGAAACTTATGAATGTGACTTGATCCCTGCTTTACTCGTTTTGCATTTTGAATTGTGGCAGGAACCACAACGTTGAGGACTCGCTTAGCTGCTACCGAGAAGCATTTGATGTTGTTTTAGTGGTAAGTGGATTAGATGGATGATATAATTGAATTAAAATACAAAGTATTAGGATGAATGAGTAGCTAATTTTAACTTGCAAATTATTTCCTGCAGAATGACGCGCCCATGTGGGAAGTTATCAAACTGGTCTCTCATATGTGTTCGAGTGAGACATAATCATTTGGAGCAATCATATACTCTTAGCAGTATCAACCTTTTTGTCTTACACATCCCAAGGTTCCTATTCATTTCTCCTTATGAAGAATGCTAACAAGTAACAAATAATTCATTTAATGTTATACTAGGACATAGTTTATCTACTTCTATGTATGTTTACAATGAAGCTATAATAATATCTGTACTGCACACAAGCTGCATTTTCTGTTGTGAGCGTTCAGTTCAGTATGTTTGTTGCTGCTTTTTTGCTTGTGTATCAGTATAATCTATAAAGCACCGACACTGTCATAGATACCggtaatattaataatttaagaaaatgaaagtgaatTCAACTAAATGGGCCTCAATTGAATGAAGCTAAAAGTAGCTAGGCCAACCAAAGCAAAAGACATAGCTATCCCCTTAATATGCTTTGGAAATTTGGGGGGGCTTGTCAGCATATTgaggggcctaaagagaaattTTCAAAGCAAAATAACATGCTCACTACATTAATATGGGCATGAATTACAAAAAAGGAGCAATCAACACACTCTTAACATATTTTCTTAATACACTTTCAAATTTAAATTGGTTCTGTTATGTCTAGAAATGAGTCTCACTAAATTACTTGATTTCACATAAATTTGAAGGAACTCATGAAATGCGACCAATAAAATAGACTACATAGAAAAGTGAAAAGTATATGCAATTGAGTATGTTACTAACATTTCTCATTACAAATACATTTATAGGACACACATTGATACCAAATTAATTGGAtgcaaataaagtttatttaatttatattattatattatagtaTCATTTCCTTTGTCTTGAGTCTTGAGAATTCTCAAAGTGAGCTCCTCCGAGACTGCGGATTATGCAGATGTTCCTTGAGAGCAACTATGAATTCAGCTTGCTGAGAAATTGTAAGGAGACGAGAAAATTGATGCAGGAATTCCTGGCGAAGATTATCAGCCTGTTGTTACAAAAGACCCATATTAACATAATAAGCTAACATATATACAAACTAGTATAGATACCCGTGTTTCCGCACGGGACATGCGTTCTGCACTACATTATTACCTGCTTGAAGAAGCATAGTTGTTGATGTACATACGTCAGTTGAAACTCTTTGTCATCTGTTGGTGTTGCTTTATCAATATTTTGCTGGAGTCTTACCATGCCTTGTGCAAGAGCATATTCTGCTACTTGACATGATTGTCCAAGATCATAAATAACACCAAGTTGTTGCTGGCTGCACATATGTTGAACTTGAGGCAGAATAATCTGTATATCCAAATTAAATCACATCACATAGTACTTTTTTAGAAAACATAATTCAATTACTGACTGCATGCATTCATGCCATTGGAGGATCTGTGACCGTCTGATCCAATCGAGATTGGATTGTCCAGATCTCAAACTcagtaattttcattttataattttaaaatgaaatcaAAATCGACTTAGTTTTTGAACCAGCTGAATCCACTTACTACGTGAATGTGTGCGGTAAGGTAAGTGACGACATGAAATTCAGGTTGATATTTATTTTGGCTCATTTGTCTTGCCAAAGGTTAAAAGTGAAATAAGCATTACCTGAAGAAGTTGAGAAGGGCGAAAGCCTCCAATCCACCATAGATTACGTTCACATGTTGTAGCAGAACCAACATTGAAGACATCTACATTTGCAGAACGTGTTTTCATCTGTAATAATTCAAAACAGTGTTTCATGATTGTGTTTATAACTAACCGTAACTTGTCATTATCAATAACGTGGTTTTGATCATTTAGAGCACTTTGTATCTCACAAATAAGCTTGTTCTGCTCTTCAGATGAAAGTGCATAGTTTTTCATAGAAATTGTGTTTCCTGAATATTGGAAAAAACACAAATGTCACAAGGGTCAagaaaaagtgaaataaatagtGACATCATTCACCTTACTTGTGAGACttagttaataataatataaatatctaATGTGATATCAGAGTTAGTTAATATAAATATCTAAtgtgatatcattgagtttaCAAGTTGATTTTGTGAGACTTAGTTAATATAAATATCTAATGTGATATCAGTTTATTAATTGGACCACACACCAAGTCTAATAGTACTTGTGGGTTGTGAGGGAATATATTGGAAAATGAGAattttaacatgtgtccttaagacacatgttaagaagataaatgtgaaaaatatttattgaacttgtgatGTACtagtattcaattctctaaacatta from Trifolium pratense cultivar HEN17-A07 linkage group LG1, ARS_RC_1.1, whole genome shotgun sequence includes these protein-coding regions:
- the LOC123911698 gene encoding 7-methylguanosine phosphate-specific 5'-nucleotidase; amino-acid sequence: MSFRLQLQSIIITTKFLPRHFSRYTSSTSTKTRVSFSTFCCGRKYLEMEDVKLDSELTTVGDPILLHNKIAAIRLAGPKKLQVIADFDATLTKFWVNGTRGQSSHGLLQQDNPEYDAKRQELYDHYHPLEFSPTLELEEKRKLMEEWWGKTHALLIEGGLSYDAIKQSVANANIAFREGVAELFEFLEERDIPVLIFSAGLADIIEEVLRQKLHRSFKNVKIVSNRMVFNDDGQLVSFKGKLIHSLNKNEHALDMAAPIHEQFGDTDVPTNDNDLLKKRTNVLLLGDHTGDLGMSDGLNYDTRISVGFLNHNVEDSLSCYREAFDVVLVNDAPMWEVIKLVSHMCSSET
- the LOC123911843 gene encoding transcription factor TGA4-like, translated to MSSNSNKLNQSSMLLAKKSMSETNDQGEVLKINGNTISMKNYALSSEEQNKLICEIQSALNDQNHVIDNDKLRLVINTIMKHCFELLQMKTRSANVDVFNVGSATTCERNLWWIGGFRPSQLLQIILPQVQHMCSQQQLGVIYDLGQSCQVAEYALAQGMVRLQQNIDKATPTDDKEFQLTYVHQQLCFFKQADNLRQEFLHQFSRLLTISQQAEFIVALKEHLHNPQSRRSSL